One uncultured Methanobrevibacter sp. genomic window carries:
- a CDS encoding YqhA family protein: MIKIATLQKINSITNMQVITISLKDFRHSLEDNTEKLLYASRWVLSPMYILLIVVLILILIKFVGDVTRFISIMGTLTDNEWIVQVLELLDLTLVANLVLIVAFSGYENFISKIDVADSHIDRPSWMGRLDFSGLKLKIIGSVVAISLIELLQDFLNTTSNIDPNVEFWRIALHLTFVATGLVFAGMEILSEKRHEMKNKDQFSELENDF; this comes from the coding sequence ATGATTAAAATAGCAACACTTCAAAAGATTAATTCAATAACTAATATGCAGGTGATTACAATTTCACTAAAAGACTTTAGACATTCACTCGAAGACAATACCGAAAAACTGTTATATGCAAGCAGATGGGTTCTCTCACCTATGTATATTCTGCTGATTGTGGTGCTTATCTTAATACTCATTAAGTTTGTAGGGGATGTGACCCGTTTCATTTCAATTATGGGTACACTGACAGACAATGAATGGATAGTTCAGGTTTTGGAACTTCTGGATTTGACTTTGGTGGCAAATCTGGTTTTGATTGTTGCATTTTCAGGATATGAGAATTTCATATCAAAAATTGATGTGGCAGACTCCCATATCGACCGCCCTTCATGGATGGGTAGGCTTGACTTTTCAGGACTTAAACTTAAGATTATCGGTTCTGTTGTTGCAATATCCCTTATAGAACTGCTGCAGGACTTTTTGAATACAACATCAAACATTGACCCGAATGTTGAATTTTGGAGAATTGCCCTTCATTTAACATTTGTTGCAACTGGCCTTGTATTTGCGGGAATGGAGATACTGTCCGAAAAAAGACATGAAATGAAAAACAAGGATCAATTTTCAGAGCTTGAAAATGATTTTTAA
- a CDS encoding DUF367 family protein, whose protein sequence is MVKITVFHADECDRKKCTSIKMDKMGKCRLVYNINKVPSGAIVLNPYAEKAVSYEDYRYVHRRGIVGLDCSWNEVSSSKKFFSLSKYHRSLPFLIATNPVNYGKACILSTVEAVSATLYITRFKDEARDLMNGFKWGHTFLELNHDLLEAYSEADSSAEVVKVQNEFLAEKGINSEE, encoded by the coding sequence ATGGTAAAGATTACAGTTTTTCATGCGGATGAATGCGACAGGAAGAAATGCACTTCAATCAAAATGGACAAGATGGGAAAGTGCCGATTGGTCTATAATATCAATAAGGTTCCTTCCGGAGCAATTGTTTTAAATCCGTATGCTGAAAAAGCTGTATCCTATGAAGACTACAGATATGTCCACAGAAGAGGAATTGTAGGGCTTGACTGTTCATGGAATGAAGTGTCAAGTTCTAAAAAATTCTTTTCACTTTCAAAATACCACCGCTCACTGCCGTTTCTCATTGCTACAAATCCTGTAAACTACGGAAAGGCATGTATTCTCTCTACAGTTGAGGCGGTTTCTGCAACACTTTACATTACCCGCTTTAAGGATGAAGCACGTGATTTGATGAACGGCTTTAAATGGGGTCATACTTTTTTGGAATTGAATCATGATTTGCTTGAGGCCTACAGTGAAGCTGACAGCAGTGCTGAGGTTGTAAAGGTTCAGAATGAATTTTTAGCTGAAAAAGGTATTAATTCAGAGGAATAA